The Vigna unguiculata cultivar IT97K-499-35 chromosome 6, ASM411807v1, whole genome shotgun sequence genome contains a region encoding:
- the LOC114188079 gene encoding KH domain-containing protein HEN4: protein MGSTFHSPPAKRSAPDPNPFPPNGPSKRSRSSRPPPLPLSVPPGHASFRLLCNASRIGGVIGKSGSIIKKLQQSTGAKIRIEDASPESPDRIILVIADAAVSGKVLLRNDEAVEVSKAQEALLLVFDRILDVAAETEGVDVGDMLMSCRLVADAAQAGSVIGKGGRVVERIKKNTGCKIRVLTDDLPLCASSSDEIIEIEGRVSSVKKALVAVSQRLQDCPPVDRTKIMGSKPYEMVQYEAIDALPREALTAVTAVPHETIDRLPLRSSALSSLSSCSNSYGTRVHSLPAEVNRVSSLEPKALQQEVTFRILCSNDRVGGVIGKGGNIIRALQSETGARIIIGPSVAGCEDRVITITASENPESRYSPAQKAAVLVYSRSIESGFERGLDSGLSNRSIVTARLVVPSSQVGCLLGKGGLIISEMRKATGASIRIIGTEQVPKCASDNDQVVQISGDFSSVQDALYNATGRLRDNLFASTENSAGTRSLSSLRVDNSPYGRLHDVVPLGSQLPAVTSHSLNRHTFSRDIDHLAHSRSLDRPSSPGLWTRNLDRPPSPGLWARNLDRPFSPGLWTRNLDRPSSPGLWTPPTMAGINSRGVNDFNWGLTSRRGGLELVSGSKSAIVTNTTVEIVVPDDTIDSVYGENGSNLARLRQISGAKVVVHERRPGTRDRTIIISGSPDETKAAQSLLQAFILSGSS from the exons ATGGGAAGCACCTTTCATTCTCCGCCAGCAAAGCGTTCCGCACCCGACCCGAACCCGTTTCCTCCAAACGGGCCTTCCAAGCGCTCCAGGTCGTCCAGGCCTCCGCCGCTGCCGCTCTCCGTGCCGCCGGGCCACGCGTCTTTCCGCCTGCTCTGTAACGCCTCTCGAATCGGCGGCGTTATCGGCAAGTCCGGCTCCATCATTAAAAAACTCCAACAATCGACCGGTGCCAAGATCCGAATCGAGGACGCGTCGCCGGAGTCGCCGGACCGCATCATCCTGGTCATTGCCGATGCTGCCGTCAGCGGCAAGGTTCTGCTGAGAAATGATGAGGCCGTTGAGGTTTCGAAGGCGCAGGAAGCGCTGCTGTTGGTGTTCGATAGGATCCTCGATGTGGCAGCGGAGACGGAGGGCGTTGACGTCGGCGACATGCTCATGTCTTGCCGGCTTGTGGCGGACGCGGCGCAAGCCGGCTCCGTCATCGGTAAGGGCGGGAGAGTGGTGGAGAGGATCAAGAAGAACACCGGATGTAAAATTAGGGTTTTAACTGATGATTTGCCGCTTTGTGCCTCCTCTTCGGATGAAATCATTGAG ATAGAAGGTAGAGTGTCATCCGTAAAGAAGGCACTTGTTGCGGTCTCCCAACGTCTTCAAGATTGTCCTCCTGTTGATAGAACAAAGATAATGGGAAGCAAACCTTATGAAATGGTTCAGTATGAAGCCATAGATGCACTTCCTCGTGAGGCTTTAACTGCAGTTACTGCAGTACCACATGAAACTATAGATCGTCTTCCGCTAAGGAGCTCTGCATTGTCTTCTTTGTCCAGTTGCTCTAACAGCTATGGTACCAGAGTTCACTCATTGCCAGCGGAAGTTAATAGAGTCTCCTCCCTGGAACCAAAGGCACTTCAGCAGGAAGTCACCTTTAGAATACTTTGTTCAAATGATAGAGTTGGAGGTGTTATTGGAAAGGGAGGCAATATTATTAGAGCTCTTCAGAGTGAGACCGGGGCTAGAATAATTATTGGTCCTTCAGTAGCTGGTTGTGAGGACCGAGTAATTACTATTACTGCTTCCGAG AATCCTGAGTCAAGATATTCCCCAGCACAAAAGGCTGCTGTGCTTGTTTACTCCAGGTCCATTGAATCTGGTTTTGAGAGGGGGCTAGACTCTGGATTAAGTAACAGGTCAATTGTTACTGCACGACTTGTAGTCCCATCAAGCCAAGTTGGTTGTTTGTTAGGAAAAGGTGGACTAATAATATCAGAAATGCGGAAGGCTACTGGGGCTAGCATAAGAATAATTGGGACTGAGCAAGTGCCAAAATGTGCTTCAGATAATGATCAAGTTGTGCAG ATATCAGGAGACTTTTCAAGTGTGCAAGATGCACTATATAATGCAACTGGTAGACTGCGAGATAATCTTTTTGCCAGCACTGAGAATAGTGCTGGAACAAGGAGTCTTTCTTCTCTACGAGTTGATAACAGCCCCTATGGGAGACTGCATGATGTTGTTCCTCTTGGAAGCCAACTACCCGCAGTCACTTCTCATAGTTTGAATAGGCATACTTTTTCTCGTGACATTGATCATCTTGCTCATTCTAGAAGTTTAGATCGTCCTTCTTCCCCAGGATTATGGACTAGAAATTTAGACCGTCCTCCTTCGCCAGGGCTGTGGGCTAGAAATTTAGATCGTCCTTTTTCACCAGGGCTGTGGACGAGAAATTTAGATCGTCCTTCTTCACCAGGGTTATGGACACCACCT ACAATGGCTGGGATAAATTCAAGAGGAGTGAATGATTTTAATTGGGGATTGACATCTCGTAGAGGAGGCTTAGAACTTGTCAG TGGAAGTAAATCTGCCATCGTGACTAATACGACAGTAGAAATTGTGGTTCCTGATGATACTATTGATTCTGTATACGGGGAAAATGGTAGCAATTTGGCTCGTCTAAGACAG ATATCGGGTGCGAAGGTGGTTGTCCATGAACGTCGTCCTGGAACAAGAGACAGGACTATTATCATATCTGGTTCACCTGATGAAACCAAAGCAGCGCAGAGCCTTCTCCAAGCATTTATTCTTAGTGGCTCATCATGA
- the LOC114188628 gene encoding probable glycosyltransferase At5g03795, with the protein MSPSQERSISVENLLGIRNHPRGSCGCVHRTTAACIVVNIIYMLVLYVCFKQLHSPLRQVPFKCSHLTLLPNPILHSHHFVTSKFDSYAQRVFLLDSTVFHSPEEAFHLDYERMEEEFKVFVYPDGDPETYFHTPRKLTGKYASEGYFFKNIRESRFVTDDPRRAHLFFLPISCHKMRGRGLTNERMTDEVKKYVQYVKFKYPYWNRTLGADHFFVTCHDIGVKATKGVPHLMKNSIRVVCSSRYDDDDYIPHKDVTLPQVQLPFYNPPGGNDFKNRNTLAFWAGLSDSRLKDNLRAMWNNDTELDIQNNRIDFRSTGRVVFMDRLYKSKFCLCPQGPIGSSRISDSIHFGCVPVIMSNYYDLPFNDILDWRKFSVILKERDVYRLKDILKSMSDKNFMILNQNLVKIQKHFTWNTPPVRLDAFHMVMYELWLRRHLIRY; encoded by the exons ATGTCACCTTCCCAAGAAAGATCAATTTCCGTCGAAAACCTTCTGGGGATCAGAAACCACCCCCGCGGCTCTTGCGGCTGCGTACACCGCACCACCGCCGCGTGCATAGTCGTCAACATCATCTATATGCTCGTGCTCTACGTCTGCTTCAAGCAACTACACTCTCCCCTCCGCCAGGTTCCTTTCAAGTGCTCTCATCTTACTTTACTTCCAAATCCAATCTTACATTCACACCATTTCGTCACATCGAAGTTCGATTCCTATGCGCAGCGTGTCTTCTTGTTGGATTCCACTGTGTTCCACTCTCCGGAGGAAGCTTTCCACCTAGACTACGAGCGGATGGAGGAGGAGTTCAAGGTGTTCGTGTATCCTGATGGAGATCCTGAAACGTATTTTCACACGCCAAGGAAACTCACCGGCAAATACGCCAGCGAAGGATACTTCTTCAAGAACATCAGAGAGAGCCGATTCGTCACCGACGATCCGCGCCGAGCTCACCTCTTCTTCCTCCCTATTTCTTGCCACAAAATGCGAGGCAGA GGGTTGACTAACGAGCGAATGACTGATGAAGTAAAGAAGTATGTACAATACGTAAAATTTAAGTACCCTTACTGGAACAGAACCTTGGGTGCTGATCATTTTTTTGTGACTTGCCACGATATTGGAGTCAAGGCTACTAAAGGTGTTCCGCATCTGATGAAAAATTCTATTAGAGTGGTTTGTTCATCACGTTATGACGACGATGATTATATTCCACACAAGGATGTTACCCTACCACAAGTGCAGCTACCATTTTATAACCCTCCAGGAGGGAATGACTTCAAGAATAG GAACACACTTGCTTTCTGGGCTGGTCTTTCTGATTCAAGATTGAAAGATAATCTAAGAGCTATGTGGAACAATGATACTGAACTAGACATCCAGAACAACAGAATTGATTTTCGATCGACTGGACGTGTGGTATTCATGGACAGACTTTATAAATCCAAGTTTTGTTTGTGCCCTCAGGGGCCTATCGGCAGCAGTCGTATCTCAGACTCGATCCACTTTGGGTGTGTACCAG TTATCATGTCAAACTATTATGACTTGCCTTTTAATGATATTCTGGATTGGAGGAAATTCTCTGTTATACTGAAGGAGAGGGACGTTTATCGGCTCAAAGATATTCTCAAAAGCATGTCTGACAAAAATTTCATGATATTGAATCAGAACTTAGTAAAG ATCCAAAAGCATTTCACTTGGAATACACCTCCTGTCAGACTAGATGCATTTCATATGGTCATGTATGAACTCTGGCTACGCCGCCATCTGATTAGGTACTGA